One region of Glycine max cultivar Williams 82 chromosome 9, Glycine_max_v4.0, whole genome shotgun sequence genomic DNA includes:
- the LOC100804449 gene encoding ethanolamine-phosphate cytidylyltransferase isoform X2 translates to MSSYEAVTETKWVVTCMVGGVIVGVSLLGAYSSQLWKSRRRNKKPVRVYMDGCFDMMHYGHCNALRQARALGDQLIVGVVSDAEIIANKGPPVTPLHERLVMVNAVKWVDEVIPEAPYAITEEFMKKLFDEYKIDFIIHGDDPCVLPDGTDAYAHAKKAGRYKQIKRTEGVSSTDIVGRMLLCVRERSIAEKNHNHSSLQRQFSNGHSPKFEAGVSAATASGTRISHFLPTSRRIVQFSNGRGPGPDSHIVYIDGAFDLFHAGHVEILRLARDLGDFLLVGIHTDQTVSATRGSHRPIMNLHERSLSVLACRYVDEVIIGAPWEISKDMLTTFNISLVVHGTIAESNDFKKEECNPYAVPISMGIFKVLESTLDITTTTIIRRIVSNHEAYQK, encoded by the exons ATGAGTAGTTACGAGGCGGTGACGGAGACGAAGTGGGTGGTGACGTGCATGGTGGGAGGGGTGATCGTGGGGGTGTCACTGCTGGGTGCGTATTCGAGCCAGCTCTGGAAGAGCCGAAGACGCAACAAGAAGCCCGTTCGCGTCTACATGGACGGCTGCTTCGATATGATGCATTATGGCCATTGCAATGCCCTTCGCCAAGCTCGTGCCCTCGGTGACCAGCTCATTGTTGGGGTTGTTAGTGATGCAGAGATCATTGCCAATAAGGGTCCCCCCGTTACCCCTCTTCACGAAAG GTTGGTAATGGTGAATGCGGTGAAGTGGGTGGATGAGGTTATTCCTGAAGCTCCCTATGCGATAACTGAGGAGTTCATGAAGAAGCTTTTTGATGAGTACAAGATAGATTTCATTATTCATGGGGATGACCCTTGTGTTCTTCCGGATGGAACTGATGCTTATGCTCACGCTAAGAAAGCTGGTCGATATAAGCAGATAAAGCGCACTGAAGGGGTTTCCAGCACTGATATTGTTG GTCGCATGCTTCTCTGTGTAAGAGAAAGGTCTATTGctgaaaaaaatcataatcattCTTCTTTACAAAGACAGTTCAGCAATGGCCATAGTCCAAAGTTTGAAGCTGGTGTGTCTGCTGCAACTGCAAGTGGAACTCGTATATCTCATTTTCTGCCTACATCTCGTAGAATTGTTCAGTTCTCAAATGGGAGG GGTCCAGGACCTGATTCTCACATTGTATATATAGATGGTGCATTTGATCTCTTTCATGCTGGACATGTCGAG ATCTTGAGGCTTGCTAGGGATCTTGGAGATTTTCTACTTGTTGGAATACACACAGATCAGACAGTCAG TGCAACTAGAGGATCACATCGTCCTATCATGAATCTTCATGAAAGAAGTCTAAGTGTTTTAGCATGTCGCTATGTGGATGAAGTTATAATTGGTGCACCATGGGAGATTTCCAAAGATATG CTCACTACATTTAACATCTCGTTAGTTGTTCATGGAACCATTGCAGAAAGTAATGATTTTAAGAAG GAAGAATGCAATCCATATGCTGTTCCTATTAGCATGGGCATCTTCAAAGTTTTAGAAAGTACTTTAGATATAACAACTACTACAATAATTAGAAGGATTGTTTCTAATCACGAGGCATACCAG aaataa
- the LOC100804449 gene encoding ethanolamine-phosphate cytidylyltransferase isoform X1, with protein sequence MSSYEAVTETKWVVTCMVGGVIVGVSLLGAYSSQLWKSRRRNKKPVRVYMDGCFDMMHYGHCNALRQARALGDQLIVGVVSDAEIIANKGPPVTPLHERLVMVNAVKWVDEVIPEAPYAITEEFMKKLFDEYKIDFIIHGDDPCVLPDGTDAYAHAKKAGRYKQIKRTEGVSSTDIVGRMLLCVRERSIAEKNHNHSSLQRQFSNGHSPKFEAGVSAATASGTRISHFLPTSRRIVQFSNGRGPGPDSHIVYIDGAFDLFHAGHVEILRLARDLGDFLLVGIHTDQTVSATRGSHRPIMNLHERSLSVLACRYVDEVIIGAPWEISKDMLTTFNISLVVHGTIAESNDFKKEECNPYAVPISMGIFKVLESTLDITTTTIIRRIVSNHEAYQNRNKKKDESEKRYYEGKSHVSEE encoded by the exons ATGAGTAGTTACGAGGCGGTGACGGAGACGAAGTGGGTGGTGACGTGCATGGTGGGAGGGGTGATCGTGGGGGTGTCACTGCTGGGTGCGTATTCGAGCCAGCTCTGGAAGAGCCGAAGACGCAACAAGAAGCCCGTTCGCGTCTACATGGACGGCTGCTTCGATATGATGCATTATGGCCATTGCAATGCCCTTCGCCAAGCTCGTGCCCTCGGTGACCAGCTCATTGTTGGGGTTGTTAGTGATGCAGAGATCATTGCCAATAAGGGTCCCCCCGTTACCCCTCTTCACGAAAG GTTGGTAATGGTGAATGCGGTGAAGTGGGTGGATGAGGTTATTCCTGAAGCTCCCTATGCGATAACTGAGGAGTTCATGAAGAAGCTTTTTGATGAGTACAAGATAGATTTCATTATTCATGGGGATGACCCTTGTGTTCTTCCGGATGGAACTGATGCTTATGCTCACGCTAAGAAAGCTGGTCGATATAAGCAGATAAAGCGCACTGAAGGGGTTTCCAGCACTGATATTGTTG GTCGCATGCTTCTCTGTGTAAGAGAAAGGTCTATTGctgaaaaaaatcataatcattCTTCTTTACAAAGACAGTTCAGCAATGGCCATAGTCCAAAGTTTGAAGCTGGTGTGTCTGCTGCAACTGCAAGTGGAACTCGTATATCTCATTTTCTGCCTACATCTCGTAGAATTGTTCAGTTCTCAAATGGGAGG GGTCCAGGACCTGATTCTCACATTGTATATATAGATGGTGCATTTGATCTCTTTCATGCTGGACATGTCGAG ATCTTGAGGCTTGCTAGGGATCTTGGAGATTTTCTACTTGTTGGAATACACACAGATCAGACAGTCAG TGCAACTAGAGGATCACATCGTCCTATCATGAATCTTCATGAAAGAAGTCTAAGTGTTTTAGCATGTCGCTATGTGGATGAAGTTATAATTGGTGCACCATGGGAGATTTCCAAAGATATG CTCACTACATTTAACATCTCGTTAGTTGTTCATGGAACCATTGCAGAAAGTAATGATTTTAAGAAG GAAGAATGCAATCCATATGCTGTTCCTATTAGCATGGGCATCTTCAAAGTTTTAGAAAGTACTTTAGATATAACAACTACTACAATAATTAGAAGGATTGTTTCTAATCACGAGGCATACCAG aacagaaataagaagaaggaTGAAAGTGAGAAAAGATACTATGAGGGCAAGAGTCACGTGTCCGAAGAATAA
- the LOC100803919 gene encoding protein SCARECROW yields the protein MAACALFSGGGNITEDGNVNGSGSANSTPLTSASNSSNMSNEEQQQLHAGGIMPQPYCERKMMRKRMASEMEVNVHATPPHNSSSTTSDYPRFPRRSNTNTNMLEKGSPTTTSSTTTLAAGTCNNNNNNNNNNNSHHYNNSNNSNSGNISSRDNVAIPNYPTVTVTTNYSTMLLPSSLNSSGVAPNYNSTHQHHHFQGLVESQDQQNSVPAVCGFSGLPLFPSQSQRNRDNIRNSGGNIVDVVASSSPSPSMDDTSGAATTSGWIDGILKDLIHSSNSVSIPQLISNVREIIYPCNPNLAMVLEYRLRLLLTESTTPQHKRGTEGVPLLPSVSSVKLMNNRVVDGIAPNLHFTDASGGAVVVNQHMLSNWGVPQITPHHDNTNTNTNTNNNNNPSVSLVTLPSPAPPPHYSPPEEKNPQEEDLAAATTTAHEVALSRKKKEELREQKKKDEEGLHLLTLLLQCAEAVSAENLEDANKMLLEISQLSTPFGTSAQRVAAYFSEAISARLVSSCLGIYATLPHTHQSHKVASAFQVFNGISPFVKFSHFTANQAIQEAFEREERVHIIDLDIMQGLQWPGLFHILASRPGGAPYVRLTGLGTSMEALEATGKRLSDFANKLCLPFEFFPVAEKVGNLDPERLNVSKTEAVAVHWLQHSLYDVTGSDTNTLWLLQRLAPKVVTVVEQDLSNTGSFLGRFVEAIHYYSALFDSLGSSYGEESEERHVVEQQLLSREIRNVLAVGGPSRTGEPKFHNWREKLQQCGFRGISLAGNAATQASLLLGMFPSEGYTLVEDNGILKLGWKDLCLLTASAWRPPFHGAITHHN from the exons ATGGCTGCCTGTGCTTTGTTCAGTGGTGGCGGTAACATTACCGAAGATGGCAATGTTAATGGAAGTGGAAGTGCTAATAGCACTCCTTTGACAAGTGCCTCTAACTCTAGCAACATGAGCAAcgaagaacaacaacaactacaTGCTGGTGGCATCATGCCACAGCCTTATTGTGAGAGAAAAATGATGAGGAAAAGAATGGCTTCTGAGATGGAAGTTAACGTTCACGCCACTCCACCACACAACTCTTCCTCCACAACAAGTGATTATCCTAGGTTTCCTCGTCGAAGCAACACCAACACGAACATGTTAGAAAAAGGGTCCCccacaacaacatcatcaacaacaacgtTAGCCGCAGGtacatgtaataataataataataataataataataataatagccaTCATTATAATAATAGTAACAATAGTAATAGTGGTAATATTTCATCAAGAGATAACGTTGCTATTCCAAATTACCCCACTGTGACGGTCACAACCAACTACTCCACTATGTTGCTACCTTCTTCCCTCAATTCCTCTGGTGTTGCTCCAAACTACAACAGCACTCATCAACACCATCACTTCCAAGGACTCGTTGAAAGCCAGGACCAGCAAAACTCCGTGCCTGCAGTTTGTGGATTCTCAGGTTTACCACTTTTTCCATCTCAAAGCCAAAGAAACCGAGACAACATAAGAAACAGTGGTGGAAACATTGTTGACGTGGTTGcttcctcttctccttctccttccaTGGACGACACTTCAGGAGCAGCAACGACAAGTGGTTGGATCGATGGTATATTGAAGGATCTCATTCACAGTTCCAACAGTGTTTCGATTCCTCAACTAAtcagcaacgtgagggagatcATATACCCTTGCAACCCAAACCTCGCAATGGTTCTTGAATACAGGCTTCGCCTTCTTCTCACCGAGTCTACCACCCCGCAACACAAAAGAGGCACAGAAGGGGTGCCTCTTCTTCCTTCTGTTTCCTCAGTGAAGCTCATGAATAACCGTGTTGTGGATGGCATTGCTCCTAATTTGCACTTCACAGATGCTTCAGGTGGTGCTGTGGTTGTGAATCAGCACATGTTGTCCAATTGGGGTGTGCCTCAAATCACTCCTCACCATGAtaacaccaacaccaacaccaacaccaacaataacaacaacccTTCAGTTTCTTTGGTTACTTTGCCTTCACCAGCACCTCCACCTCATTACTCACCACCAGAAGAGAAGAACCCTCAAGAAGAAGATCTAGCAGCAGCAACCACCACTGCTCATGAGGTGGCACTttcaagaaagaagaaagaggagCTGCGTGAACAGAAGAAGAAAGACGAAGAGGGTCTGCATCTCCTCACTCTTCTGCTTCAGTGTGCAGAAGCGGTTTCAGCTGAGAATCTAGAAGATGCCAACAAGATGCTTCTGGAGATTTCTCAGTTATCAACACCGTTCGGCACTTCAGCACAGCGTGTGGCAGCATATTTCTCAGAAGCCATATCAGCAAGGTTGGTGAGTTCATGTCTAGGGATATACGCCACTTTGCCACACACACACCAAAGCCACAAGGTAGCTTCAGCTTTTCAAGTGTTCAATGGTATTAGTCCTTTCGTGAAGTTCTCACACTTCACAGCAAACCAAGCAATTCAAGAAGCCTTCGAAAGAGAAGAGAGGGTGCACATCATAGATCTTGATATAATGCAAGGGTTGCAGTGGCCTGGTTTGTTTCACATTCTAGCTTCAAGACCTGGTGGAGCACCTTATGTGAGGCTCACGGGGCTTGGTACCTCTATGGAAGCACTTGAAGCCACGGGAAAACGTTTGTCTGATTTTGCAAACAAACTTTGCCTTCCCTTTGAGTTCTTCCCTGTTGCTGAGAAAGTTGGGAACCTTGACCCTGAGAGGCTCAATGTTAGCAAAACAGAAGCTGTTGCTGTTCACTGGTTGCAACATTCCCTCTATGATGTCACTGGCTCAGACACCAACACCTTGTGGCTCTTGCAAAG ACTGGCACCTAAAGTGGTGACTGTGGTAGAGCAGGACCTAAGCAATACTGGTTCATTCTTGGGGAGGTTTGTGGAAGCCATACACTACTACTCAGCATTATTTGACTCTCTTGGGTCAAGCTATGGGGAGGAGAGTGAGGAGAGGCATGTGGTGGAACAGCAACTATTGTCTAGGGAGATTCGAAATGTGCTAGCTGTTGGGGGGCCATCAAGGACTGGAGAACCAAAGTTTCACAATTGGAGGGAAAAGCTTCAACAGTGTGGTTTTAGAGGCATATCTCTAGCTGGTAATGCTGCCACACAAGCTAGTCTACTCCTTGGTATGTTCCCATCTGAGGGTTATACCTTGGTGGAGGACAATGGCATTCTTAAACTTGGTTGGAAGGACCTTTGCTTGCTCACTGCTTCAGCTTGGAGACCACCTTTCCATGGTGCCATTACCCACCACAACTAG
- the LOC102660228 gene encoding probable protein S-acyltransferase 14 has protein sequence MYRSGAGMAWNVFRFCTALRGLGSIMILMVLGVVGVTYYAVVLTNFGPALFLGGLDTLISFVVLILFHCLLVMLLWCYFAVVFMDPGTVPPNWKPAADEERGEVDPLNGVELSNLQSDPANQRFRYCRKCSQPKPPRCHHCSVCGRCVLKMDHHCVWVVNCVGALNYKYFLLFLVYTFLETTLVTISLLPHFKTYFSDGEIPGTPGTLATTFLTFVLNLAFSLSVLGFLVLHVSLVASNTTTIEAYEKKTTSKWRYDLGRRKNFEQVFGMDKRYWFIPAYSEEDIRRMPVLQGLEYPSTPDFNAQEF, from the exons ATGTATAGATCTGGAGCAGGCATGGCTTGGAACGTGTTTAGGTTCTGCACTGCCCTGAGAGGATTAGGCTCGATCATGATACTAATGGTTCTTGGGGTTGTGGGTGTTACCTATTACGCTGTTGTGTTGACTAATTTTGGACCTGCCTTGTTTCTTGGAGGCCTTGATACTCTTATCTCCTTCGTGGTGTTGATCTTGTTTCATTGTTTG TTGGTTATGTTATTGTGGTGTTACTTTGCTGTTGTGTTTATGGATCCGGGGACTGTGCCTCCTAACTGGAAGCCTGCTGCTGATGAGGAGAGAGGAGAGGTTGATCCGTTGAATGGGGTAGAATTAAGTAATCTGCAGTCTGATCCTGCAAATCAACGGTTCAGATACTGTCGGAAGTGCAGTCAGCCCAAGCCACCTCGATGTCATCATTGTTCTGTTT GTGGACGTTGTGTACTGAAGATGGACCACCATTGTGTCTGGGTAGTTAACTGTGTTGGGGCATTAAATTACAAGTATTTCCTCCTTTTCTTG GTCTACACTTTCCTTGAGACCACTCTTGTGACTATATCATTACTGCCACATTTCAAAACATACTTTTCTGACGGAGAAATTCCTGGAACACCTGGCACTCTTGCCACAACTTTTCTTACTTTTG TTTTGAATCTGGCCTTTTCCTTGAGTGTCTTGGGATTTCTTGTCTTGCACGTGTCATTGGTAGCTTCTAATACAACCACTATTGAG GCATATGAAAAGAAAACTACTTCAAAATGGCGTTATGACCTTGGTCGTAGAAAAAATTTTGAACAG GTTTTTGGAATGGACAAGAGATACTGGTTCATCCCTGCTTATTCAGAGGAAGATATACGAAGGATGCCTGTTCTTCAGGGCCTTGAGTATCCATCAACACCAGACTTCAATGCCCAAGAGTTCTGA
- the LOC100795264 gene encoding probable galacturonosyltransferase 7 has translation MKSGGGGGGGMGALPSYGVPAKRRWKGLVVAVLGLVILSMLVPLVFLLGLHNGFHSSGYIYEQKSTPSNEKSLERYDRHDVGHNESEEGQSNHVEDLITKFEPTLPKDALKKYAREGKNDSNNKAGKDDKQRGSKAPPKGVLQSRPTSNNPRSGQVEQVNRPKTSTADEGGKSCELTFGSYCLWQQEHRQEMKDALVKKLKDQLFVARAYYPSLAKLPANDKLSRQLKQNIQEMEHMLSESTTDADLPPAAGSYSKKMENTITKVKSIPVVCDNVDKKLRQIFDLTEDEANFHMKQSAFLYKLNVQTMPKSHHCLSLKLTVEYFKSSHYDEKADEEKFIDSSLHHYVIFSNNVLAASVVINSTVFHAKESSNQVFHVLTDGENYYAMKLWFLRNHYKEAAVQVLNVELDIQKENPLLLSLPEEFRVSILSYDNPSTNQIRTEFLSIFSDSHYLLPDLFSNLNKVVVLDDDVVIQQDLSALWNTDLGDKVNGAVQFCSVKLGQLKSYLGEKGLSQNSCAWMSGLNIIDLVRWRELGLTQTYRKLIKEFTMQEGSVEGIAWRASLLTFENEIYPLNESWVVSGLGHDYKIDTQPIKTASVLHYNGKMKPWLDLGIPQYKSYWKKFLNKEDQLLSDCNVNS, from the exons ATGAAGagcggtggtggtggtggtggtggtatgGGCGCGCTTCCGTCGTACGGCGTCCCGGCGAAAAGGCGGTGGAAAGGGCTCGTAGTTGCGGTGCTCGGTCTCGTCATTCTCTCCATGCTCGTCCCTCTCGTCTTCCTGCTCGGTCTCCACAACGGTTTCCACTCTTCCG GATATATATATGAACAGAAGAGTACTCCTTCG AATGAGAAAAGTCTTGAAAGATATGATAGACATGATGTTGGCCATAATGAGTCTGAG GAAGGACAATCAAATCATGTGGAGGATCTTATCACAAAGTTTGAACCAACTCTTCCAAAG GATGCTCTCAAGAAATATGCTCGAGAAGGCAAGAATGATTCCAACAATAAGGCTGGCAAAGATGATAAACAAAGAG GTTCTAAGGCGCCACCTAAGGGTGTTCTGCAATCACGTCCAACTTCAAAT AATCCTAGAAGTGGTCAAGTTGAACAAGTCAACCGCCCTAAAACAAGCACTGCCGATGAAGGTGGAAAGTCATGTGAGCTCACATTTGGTAGCTATTGCCTTTGGCAACAAGAACATAGACAAGAAATGAAAGATGCTCTGGTTAAGAAATTGAAAGACCAACTATTTGTTGCTAGAGCTTATTATCCTAGCCTTGCAAAACTCCCAGCAAACGATAAATTGTCTCGCCAACTGAAACAGAATATACAGGAGATGGAGCACATGCTTAGTGAATCTACCACAGATGCTGATCTTCCACCAGC GGCTGGGAGTTATTCAAAAAAGATGGAAAATACAATAACCAAAGTAAAATCAATCCCTGTGGTTTGCGACAATGTGGACAAGAAATTGAGACAAATATTTGATTTGACTGAGGATGAAGCCAACTTCCACATGAAACAGAGTGCATTCTTATATAAACTTAATGTTCAGACAATGCCAAAGAGTCATCACTGCCTGTCACTGAAACTAACTGTAGAATATTTCAAATCCTCGCATTATGACGAAAAGGCTGATGAAGAAAAGTTTATTGATTCTTCATTGCACCATTATGTTATTTTCTCTAATAATGTGCTTGCAGCTTCAGTAGTCATCAACTCCACCGTATTTCATGCAAAA GAAAGTTCAAATCAGgtttttcatgttttgactgATGGAGAAAATTATTATGCAATGAAGCTCTGGTTCTTGAGAAACCATTATAAGGAAGCTGCTGTTCAAGTGCTGAATGTTGAGCTGGACATCCAAAAGGAAAATCCGTTGCTTCTATCCTTGCCTGAGGAGTTCCGTGTTTCAATTCTCAGTTATGATAATCCATCCACAAACCAGATTAGAACGGAGttcctttcaattttttctgATTCACACTATTTACTTCCTGATTTATTCAGCAATTTGAATAAAGTTGTGGTTCTggatgatgatgttgttatcCAACAAGACTTATCTGCCCTGTGGAACACAGACTTGGGAGATAAAGTGAACGGTGCAGTGCAGTTCTGCTCGGTAAAGCTGGGTCAACTGAAAAGTTATCTGGGTGAGAAAGGTCTCAGTCAGAATTCCTGTGCTTGGATGTCAGGGTTGAACATAATTGACCTGGTGAGGTGGAGAGAGCTTGGTCTTACTCAAACTTACAGAAAGTTGATAAAAGAG tttacaatgcaagaaggaTCTGTGGAGGGTATTGCATGGCGGGCAAGCTTGCTCACCTTTGAGAATGAAATATATCCACTCAATGAGTCGTGGGTTGTGTCTGGACTGGGTCATGATTATAAAATTGATACTCAGCCCATTAAGACAGCTTCGGTGCTACACTACAATGGGAAAATGAAACCTTGGCTTGATCTGGGAATTCCACAGTATAAAAGCTATTGGAAGAAGTTTCTGAACAAAGAGGATCAGCTCTTAAGTGATTGCAATGTAAATTCATAA